A portion of the Mytilus galloprovincialis chromosome 12, xbMytGall1.hap1.1, whole genome shotgun sequence genome contains these proteins:
- the LOC143053410 gene encoding uncharacterized protein LOC143053410 — protein sequence MSSQEIAVDLMSEERLENAIRSNDLTLLKNLLSQGVEINHQDKDGNTVFHNAIRMDPHIDILKELLLNGSDVNIVNKTHFTSIMFAISYGSDDFIYKLFALDHIHLVNFDDTIENSLLHVLPTRSHLTESFMESLKDFQLDINTTNKFGDTPIHIICKAFEGLGKGRVAKHAKMKLFLNAFNGFDPFIGNSEGDTFLHIFFDRIEMADDDVDFIDCLIGGGFRHITKEVVAKLLKYKNNIGNTPLHILTMNGVVQERPDTSLIVLQKCFSAGVDINCKNNLGESALHLLIQNTRPEFTFKKKNEEVLKCFIENRADINLQNVFGISPIFHCYSGDVRSVLLEMGADLNIKDKFGRTLLLAMFIYKPSAEEIAKLLVRDVNLNQRDFHGNNALHYAVCHELDSDAVRYMIKSGIKSNKDNQGTLPCEQALQQQNRELCRILSDDSNIIYQRYMYEFPNHVIEYKELVRDNFEKTAYVSKCLNLSSTEAFTDLFRLPFIGQQSCEEEADLIRSHITNLIQEIGRKLEGREKMFSNHIVISGSIGEGTKICYPDEFDFVCILDMFGQVCERDKGFCGDSGFTVLKLKENKDQSNHRWFFDRKGRLNVNTVRLRFAQLVKEILYDPVTWTSPYITLHFVTNQDAADEEVLPTCQFTINWVGHRYKDLPIKIDLVPACQISNFWPENTDLQKISCNDDKLQKDGCLLLFQCTEIFEQSEVKLRVSAVPAEKKLMETISKIATDSYMFSKLLCTDWVCSEIVIGKASFLVGDFITSYMLKNCTFHVFHDNKMKGIAIEDVRSFTVQIFKTLLSFCETNNFPAFIFPFQNIFDFQRLESEESVRKECIHRGICAKIILSILGEKQVFTELREEDIIRNSFLESGSDDEVSMDECPDAVGPLEDFLNHFDFEFEKKT from the coding sequence ATGAGTTCTCAAGAGATTGCAGTCGATCTAATGAGTGAAGAACGTTTGGAAAATGCGATCCGATCAAACGATCTTACATTACTTAAAAACCTGTTAAGTCAAGGTGTAGAAATAAATCATCAAGACAAAGACGGTAATACAGTTTTTCATAATGCTATTCGAATGGATCCGCACATAGATATTTTAAAGGAACTACTTTTAAATGGTTCAGATGTTAATATTGTTAACAAAACACATTTTACATCAATTATGTTTGCAATTTCTTATGGATCTGACGATTTCATTTACAAACTGTTTGCTCTTGACCATATTCATCTTGTTAATTTTGATGATACCATTGAAAACTCATTGTTACACGTATTGCCTACGCGGAGTCATCTCACAGAAAGTTTTATGGAATCCCTCAAGGATTTTCAACTCGACATAAATACGACCAATAAATTTGGTGATACCCCTATTCACATAATTTGCAAAGCGTTTGAAGGTTTAGGAAAGGGTCGTGTAGCTAAACATGCTAAAATGAAGTTGTTTCTAAATGCATTTAATGGGTTTGACCCTTTTATTGGAAACAGCGAAGGAGACACttttttgcatatatttttcGACCGAATAGAAATGGCTGACGATGACGTTGATTTTATTGACTGCCTAATTGGTGGTGGATTCCGTCATATAACAAAAGAAGTTGTGGCAAAGTTGTTAAAATACAAGAATAATATCGGAAACACCCCGCTTCACATATTAACAATGAATGGTGTAGTACAAGAACGACCGGATACAAGTCTTATAGTACTGCAAAAATGTTTTTCAGCCGGAGTTGATATTAACTGTAAAAATAATCTAGGTGAATCCGCTTTGCACTTACTTATTCAAAACACAAGACCTGAATTCACTTTTAAGAAGAAGAATGAAgaagttttaaaatgtttcattGAGAATAGGGCCGACATTAATTTGCAAAACGTGTTTGGTATTTCACCAATATTTCATTGCTACTCTGGTGACGTCAGGTCTGTTCTATTGGAAATGGGAGCAGACttaaatataaaagacaaatttgGCAGGACGCTGCTTTTGGCAATGTTTATATACAAACCATCTGCGGAAGAGATTGCAAAATTACTCGTTCGAGACGTTAACTTAAATCAAAGGGATTTCCATGGTAATAATGCATTACATTATGCCGTTTGTCACGAATTGGATTCAGATGCAGTCCGTTACATGATCAAAAGTGGTATTAAAAGTAACAAAGACAATCAGGGAACTCTACCATGTGAACAAGCTTTACAGCAACAAAACAGAGAACTATGTCGAATATTGTCGGATGACAGCAACATTATATATCAGAGATATATGTATGAATTTCCAAATCATGTTATCGAGTACAAAGAGCTGGTGAGAGACAATTTCGAGAAAACTGCATATGTTTCTAAATGTTTGAATTTAAGTTCTACTGAAGCCTTTACTGACCTGTTCCGTTTACCATTTATTGGTCAGCAATCGTGTGAAGAGGAAGCGGACCTTATCAGGAGTCATATAACCAATTTGATTCAAGAAATAGGCAGGAAACTTGAAGGACGCGAAAAAATGTTTTCTAACCATATTGTTATTTCTGGAAGCATTGGAGAGGGAACTAAAATATGCTATCCTGACGAATTTGACTTCGTGTGTATTTTAGATATGTTTGGGCAAGTTTGTGAAAGAGATAAGGGATTCTGTGGGGATTCAGGATTTACTGTTTTAAAGTTGAAGGAAAACAAGGATCAAAGCAACCATCGATGGTTTTTCGACAGAAAAGGCCGCCTAAATGTTAATACAGTCCGACTTCGTTTTGCACAGCTTGTGAAGGAAATATTATACGATCCAGTCACATGGACTTCCCCGTACATAACTTTACATTTCGTAACTAATCAAGACGCTGCAGACGAAGAAGTACTTCCTACATGTCAATTCACGATAAATTGGGTAGGTCATCGATACAAAGATCTTCCAATAAAAATTGACCTCGTTCCAGCTTGTCAAATATCAAATTTTTGGCCAGAAAACACGGATCTTCAGAAGATTTCATGCAACGATGACAAGTTACAAAAAGATGGCTGCCTACTTTTATTTCAGTGTACAGAAATATTTGAACAATCTGAAGTAAAACTACGTGTATCAGCCGTACCTGCAGAGAAAAAGCTGATGGAAACAATCTCGAAGATCGCCACTGATAGTTATATGTTTTCTAAACTTCTTTGTACCGATTGGGTCTGTTCAGAGATAGTAATAGGCAAAGCATCGTTCCTGGTTGGTGATTTCATCACAAGTTATATGttgaaaaattgtacatttcACGTTTTTCAtgacaacaaaatgaaaggaATAGCAATTGAAGATGTTAGATCGTTTActgttcaaatatttaaaacgTTACTTTCTTTTTGTGAGACTAACAACTTTCCAGCCTTCATATTTCCCTTCCAAAATATTTTTGACTTCCAACGTCTTGAGTCTGAGGAGTCTGTTCGAAAGGAATGTATTCATAGGGGTATATGTGCGAAAATAATACTTTCTATTCTTGGAGAAAAGCAAGTATTTACAGAACTTAGAGAAGAAGATATAATTAGAAATTCTTTTCTGGAATCCGGTTCAGACGATGAGGTTTCCATGGACGAGTGTCCAGATGCTGTTGGTCCCTTGGAAGACTTTTTGAACCATTTTgactttgaatttgaaaaaaaaacataa